In Arachis hypogaea cultivar Tifrunner chromosome 17, arahy.Tifrunner.gnm2.J5K5, whole genome shotgun sequence, a single window of DNA contains:
- the LOC112766602 gene encoding RNA polymerase sigma factor sigE, chloroplastic/mitochondrial yields the protein MGVVTVSSSAARTPLGLNTKFSTHGSALKRPLVIAFKGDKHNDSALIATKEKVPIHVEMEKSNNKKRMGKINKSPKRGRTISIEESAMLDVDYNEAAAILENIYKLSSASETHNAVYIDTKTKRVLRREKKIADKEGEVNNNDRTRVIRNRNTKTKRLSLDKRIALKNNIPTPKKRIVKDNSEKIEELVREYSGSTDLVSLDWKKMKIPPVLPSSEHTWLFKLMQPMKALLQVKEDLQKELGREPTEAELADATNMNVSQVKKTIEVGRAARNKLIKHNLRLVLFVINKYFWDFGNSPRFQDLCQAGVKGLITAIDRFEPNRRFRLSTYGLFWIRHSIIRSMTLSSFTRVPFGLESVRAEIQRAKLELTFELQRQPTDEEIMERAQISPERYHDVMKASKSILSLNARHSTTQEEFINGITDDDGVNGDNRRQHALLRLALDDVLDSLKPKESLVIRQRFGLDGKGDRTLGEIAGNLNISREMVRKHEVKALMKLKHPARLDYLRRYVV from the exons ATGGGAGTTGTGACTGTTTCTAGCTCAGCTGCCAGGACACCACTAGGATTAAATACAAAGTTTAGCACTCATGGATCTGCCCTAAAGAGGCCTTTAGTCATAGCATTTAAAGGAGATAAGCACAATGATTCGGCACTGATTGCAACCAAAGAGAAAGTTCCTATCCACGTTGAAATGGAGAAAAGTAATAATAAGAAACGGATGGGAAAGATTAACAAATCGCCTAAGCGAGGGAGAACTATCTCCATAGAGGAATCTGCTATGTTGGACGTGGACTACAATGAGGCTGCTGCCATACTTGAAAACATATACAAACTTAGCTCTGCATCCGAAACTCACAATGCAGTATATATAGATACTAAGACCAAGAGAGTGTTGCGTCGGGAGAAGAAGATTGCTGATAAAGAAGGAGAGGTAAACAATAATGATAGGACCAGAGTGATTAGAAATAGAAACACCAAGACAAAACGATTAAGTCTTGATAAGAGGATTGCTTTGAAAAACAACATTCCCACTCCAAAGAAAAGAATTGTTAAGGATAACAGTGAGAAGATTGAGGAACTTGTTAGGGAATATTCAGGGTCGACGGATCTTGTTAGTTTGGACtggaagaaaatgaaaataccTCCAGTTCTTCCTTCTTCAGAGCATACTTGGTTGTTCAAGTTGATGCAACCTATGAAG gCACTTCTTCAAGTGAAAGAGGATTTGCAGAAGGAGCTAGGTAGAGAACCTACAGAGGCTGAACTAGCTGACGCTACAAATATGAACGTTTCTCAAGTAAAGAAAACTATAGAAGTAGGCCGAGCTGCAAGAAACAAGCTGATCAAG CACAACCTCCGGCTTGTGTTATTTGTGATCAACAAATATTTTTGGGATTTTGGCAATAGCCCACGGTTTCAGGATCTGTGTCAGGCAGGAGTTAAAGGACTCATTACAGCAATTGATCGCTTCGAGCCGAACAGAAGATTCCGGCTATCCACCTACGGATTGTTTTGGATAAGACATTCCATCATTCGTTCAATGACCCTCTCAAGTTTTACACGTGTTCCCTTTGGACTTGAATCA GTTAGGGCAGAGATTCAAAGAGCTAAACTGGAGTTGACGTTTGAGCTTCAGAGGCAGCCAACAGATGAAGAAATAATGGAGAGAGCTCAAATTTCCCCAGAACGATACCATGATGTAATGAAGGCATCAAAATCCATTCTTTCCCTAAACGCGCGGCATTCAACCACACAAGAGGAGTTTATAAATGGGATTACTGATGATGATGGTGTCAACGGTGATAATAGAAGGCAACATGCTCTACTAAGGCTTGCTCTTGATGATGTG CTTGATTCCCTGAAGCCAAAGGAGAGCTTGGTGATAAGACAGAGATTTGGACTGGATGGCAAGGGAGATAGAACATTGGGGGAAATAGCTGGGAACTTGAACATTTCTAGGGAAATGGTAAGAAAGCATGAAGTCAAGGCTCTCATGAAGCTCAAGCACCCAGCTCGATTGGATTATCTTCGTCGTTACGTTGTATAA
- the LOC112763801 gene encoding uncharacterized protein, which translates to MNFVLMTDELYKKGIDGSCSRCLSQSDKDITLGEVHKGICGAHQAGVKMKWWVEAVPLTEAGQNEIIDFIEEYIIHQFEISQTLSIDQGTMFIGQRIKNFAASRNITMVTSTPYYAQANGQVEAANKILINLIKKQIGRKPRTWHETLSQVLWAYRNSPRGLTNTSPYKLVYGHDAVLPFEINLNTLRVMRQDDLPIEDY; encoded by the exons atgaattttgtgtTGATGACTGATGAATTGTATAAGAAAGGTATTGATGGTAGTTGTTCCAGGTGTTTAAGTCAATCGGATAAAGATATTACCCTAGGAGAAGTTCATAAAGGTATATGTGGTGCCCATCAAGCTGGAGTGAAAATGAAATGG TGGGTTGAAGCTGTTCCTTTAACAGAAGCAGGTCAAAATGAAATTATTGATTTCATAGAAGAGTACATAATTCATCAATTTGAAATTTCCCAAACTTTGAGTATTGATCAGGGGACTATGTTTATTGGTCAACGCATTAAAAATTTTGCGGCCTCGAGAAATATTACTATGGTAACTTCAACTCCATACTATGCACAAGCGAATGGTCAAGTTGAAGCAGCGAATAAAATATTGATCAATTTGATTAAGAAGCAAATCGGTCGTAAACCTCGAACTTGGCATGAAACTTTAAGCCAAGTATTGTGGGCTTATCGAAATTCACCTAGAGGGTTGACGAATACGTCTCCTTATAAATTGGTGTATGGCCATGATGCAGTGTTGCCATTTGAAATTAATCTTAATACTTTAAGAGTAATGAGGCAAGATGATTTGCCAATTGAAGATTATTAG